Proteins found in one Cobetia sp. L2A1 genomic segment:
- the phoB gene encoding phosphate regulon transcriptional regulator PhoB — protein sequence MSSKTVLIVDDESSIREMIAVALEMADYRVLEADNAQDAHAIVVDDKPDLLLLDWMMPGTSGLELARRLKRDETTAEIPIILLTAKGEEDNKIQGLEAGADDYITKPFSPRELVARLKAVLRRTTPKGVEEAVEVEGLMLDPASHRVTAHGSSLEVGPTEYRLLQFFMTHQERAYTRSQLLDQVWGGNVYVEERTVDVHIRRLRKALGESHQHLIQTVRGTGYRFSAQA from the coding sequence ATGAGCTCCAAGACTGTACTGATTGTCGACGACGAATCTTCGATACGCGAGATGATCGCCGTCGCACTGGAAATGGCGGATTACCGCGTGCTGGAGGCCGATAACGCCCAGGACGCTCACGCCATCGTGGTTGATGACAAGCCTGACCTGCTACTGCTGGACTGGATGATGCCAGGGACCAGTGGGCTGGAACTGGCGCGGCGTCTCAAGCGTGATGAGACCACCGCCGAGATTCCCATCATCCTGTTGACCGCCAAGGGCGAGGAAGACAACAAGATTCAAGGGCTGGAAGCGGGAGCTGATGATTACATCACCAAGCCCTTCTCACCCCGGGAATTGGTAGCCCGACTCAAGGCCGTACTGCGTCGCACGACGCCCAAGGGAGTCGAAGAGGCAGTGGAAGTCGAGGGCTTGATGCTCGACCCTGCCAGCCATCGCGTCACCGCGCATGGCAGCTCTCTGGAAGTCGGCCCGACCGAGTACCGCCTGCTGCAGTTCTTCATGACCCATCAGGAGCGTGCCTACACCCGTAGTCAGCTGCTGGATCAGGTATGGGGCGGTAATGTCTATGTCGAGGAACGCACCGTGGACGTGCATATTCGCCGTCTACGCAAGGCGCTGGGCGAAAGCCATCAGCACCTGATTCAGACCGTGCGCGGCACCGGCTACCGCTTCAGCGCCCAGGCCTGA
- the pstB gene encoding phosphate ABC transporter ATP-binding protein PstB: MTPPQDSTRIATSDVCLETRGLSLGYRSREGRQQSALDDISLCIARKRVTAFIGPSGCGKSSLLRTFNRMTDLDEQSHLTGEIRLEGEDIHARGVDVPMLRRRVGMVFQAPNPFPMSVYENVAFGLRLVGVRDKRHLDDKVEACLRAAALWDEVKDRLFDSALGLSGGQQQRLVIARALAVEPEVLLLDEPASALDPISTLKIEELIRSLRSRLTLVIVTHNMQQAARVSDATAFLHEGRLVEYAPTDQLFTNPRRRQTEDYITGRFG; this comes from the coding sequence ATGACACCACCCCAGGATTCGACTCGCATTGCTACGAGTGATGTCTGCCTGGAAACGCGCGGTCTCTCGCTGGGGTATCGCTCGCGCGAGGGGCGTCAGCAGAGTGCGCTGGATGACATCAGTCTGTGTATTGCACGCAAGCGCGTTACAGCCTTCATCGGCCCGTCCGGGTGTGGCAAGTCGAGTCTGTTGCGGACTTTCAACCGCATGACGGATCTCGATGAGCAGTCGCATCTGACGGGAGAGATACGGCTGGAAGGTGAGGACATTCATGCGCGTGGCGTTGATGTCCCGATGCTGCGCCGTCGCGTCGGCATGGTCTTCCAGGCTCCCAACCCCTTCCCGATGTCGGTCTATGAGAATGTTGCCTTCGGACTGCGCTTGGTCGGTGTGCGTGACAAGCGCCACCTGGATGACAAGGTCGAGGCCTGCCTGCGTGCCGCCGCATTGTGGGATGAGGTGAAAGACCGTCTGTTCGACAGTGCACTAGGCCTCTCCGGCGGCCAACAGCAACGGCTGGTGATTGCTCGTGCGCTAGCGGTAGAGCCAGAGGTATTGCTGCTCGATGAGCCAGCGTCGGCGCTGGACCCAATCTCGACACTGAAGATTGAGGAGTTGATCCGCTCGCTGCGTTCACGCCTGACGCTGGTCATCGTCACCCATAACATGCAGCAGGCGGCACGGGTCTCTGATGCTACCGCCTTCCTGCATGAGGGTCGGCTGGTGGAGTACGCACCCACCGATCAGCTGTTTACCAATCCGCGCCGTCGCCAGACAGAAGACTACATCACGGGTCGCTTTGGTTAA
- the cysZ gene encoding sulfate transporter CysZ, translating to MIDAVSALVRGTRMVYTPGLRRFVFVPLAINLVLYSVTLWVLFSQFGGWIDYWMLKVPSWLEWLSWLIWPVLVLSLLLVVFFTFSLVTNLIAAPFYGILAEKVEHRLDGTLIDDDRGLMKIGIDSLSREMAKLGYFIPRMIALFIIGFIPGLNLLSPLLWGLFSAWSMAIQYLDYPMDNHQVSFGDMKQRLKARWWPSLTFGGVVFVVTLVPLANLLLIPGAVAGAVLMWQSHYRQLPAPV from the coding sequence ATGATTGATGCCGTATCGGCGCTGGTCCGCGGGACCCGCATGGTCTACACCCCAGGGTTGCGTCGCTTCGTGTTCGTGCCGCTGGCGATCAACCTGGTGCTCTATAGCGTGACGCTGTGGGTACTGTTCAGCCAGTTTGGCGGTTGGATCGACTACTGGATGCTCAAGGTACCCAGCTGGCTGGAATGGCTGAGTTGGTTGATCTGGCCGGTACTGGTGTTGAGTCTGTTATTGGTGGTGTTCTTTACTTTCAGCCTGGTGACCAATCTGATCGCCGCGCCTTTTTACGGCATTCTTGCCGAGAAGGTCGAGCATCGCCTTGATGGCACCCTGATCGATGATGATCGTGGCCTGATGAAGATTGGCATTGACTCACTCAGTCGTGAGATGGCCAAGCTGGGCTATTTCATTCCACGCATGATCGCGTTGTTCATCATCGGCTTCATCCCGGGGCTGAATCTGCTCTCGCCGTTGTTATGGGGGCTGTTCTCAGCCTGGAGCATGGCGATTCAGTATCTCGACTATCCAATGGACAACCATCAGGTCAGCTTTGGTGACATGAAGCAGCGTCTCAAGGCGCGCTGGTGGCCGTCGCTGACCTTCGGGGGCGTGGTCTTTGTCGTGACGCTGGTACCGTTGGCCAATCTGCTATTGATCCCCGGTGCTGTCGCGGGTGCCGTGTTGATGTGGCAGAGCCACTATCGCCAGTTGCCTGCACCGGTGTGA
- the phoU gene encoding phosphate signaling complex protein PhoU: protein MDITSDSHGKHISQQFNHELDALKTHLLAMGGLVEKQLQDAVTALLEGDSELATRVRDNDKAVNDMQLKIDDECTRVLARRQPAASDLRLVLAVIRATSDLERIGDESSKIARNALSLVENGQSPRGMVEVRHLSQHVRSMVRDALTAFARFDTDLALKVLREDVSVDQEYQSAMRSLMTFMMEDARQITPVLNVMWILRALERIGDHADNLAEYVIFLVKGVDVRHTDTHDLKPQDFDKR from the coding sequence ATGGATATCACCAGCGATTCGCACGGCAAGCACATATCTCAGCAGTTCAATCACGAGCTGGATGCGCTGAAGACACACCTTCTGGCCATGGGCGGTCTGGTAGAAAAGCAATTGCAGGATGCCGTCACCGCGCTGTTGGAAGGTGATAGTGAGTTGGCGACTCGTGTGCGTGACAATGACAAGGCCGTCAACGACATGCAGCTCAAGATTGATGACGAGTGCACCCGCGTGCTGGCACGCCGTCAGCCAGCCGCCTCTGATCTGCGTCTGGTGCTGGCGGTCATTCGCGCCACGTCTGATCTCGAGCGCATCGGTGATGAATCAAGCAAGATTGCACGCAATGCCCTGTCGTTGGTCGAAAATGGCCAGAGCCCGCGCGGCATGGTCGAGGTGCGCCACCTCAGCCAACATGTCCGCAGCATGGTGCGTGATGCGCTTACGGCCTTCGCCCGCTTTGACACGGATCTGGCTCTCAAGGTATTGCGCGAAGATGTCTCGGTGGATCAGGAATATCAGAGTGCCATGCGCTCACTGATGACCTTCATGATGGAAGATGCGCGTCAGATCACGCCGGTGCTCAACGTGATGTGGATTCTGCGCGCGCTGGAACGTATCGGTGATCACGCTGACAACCTTGCTGAATACGTCATCTTCCTGGTCAAGGGCGTGGACGTGCGTCATACCGATACCCACGATCTTAAGCCGCAGGATTTCGACAAGCGTTGA
- the phoR gene encoding phosphate regulon sensor histidine kinase PhoR, with protein MRYWTNELWRLGYLVGGFGLIGGLLGFLAWGLTLGLALYLFVHLRHLKSLYTWLITNPHEEPPPGDGVWGDLLDRLYRYQKGQRKAQERLRSILNRIQESSEAMRDGLVMLDNHGDMEWWNSAAEQLIGLKASHDRGQHVTNYLRDPAFIDYFNRLDYREPLTLQSPLSDNMILQVSITLFGDNERLVMARDVTRLYQLEEMRRDFVANVSHELRTPLTVLAGYLETYNDYASDLPPRWQRGLGQMQSQTDRMQHLVEDLLTLSRLETDELTGEGHCLNMPALLEQIREDAAGLSQGRHTFSVEAETTFSLCGEEQELRSAISNLVFNAVRYTPEGCHITLRWRATDDDLIVEVEDDGDGIDPVHLPRLTERFYRIDKGRSTATGGTGLGLAIVKHVLIRHQGHLDIDSHPGEGSRFRCHFPASRRCTRDN; from the coding sequence ATGCGCTACTGGACGAATGAGCTATGGCGACTCGGCTATCTGGTCGGTGGCTTCGGGTTGATTGGTGGTTTGCTCGGCTTCCTTGCCTGGGGGCTTACGCTAGGGTTGGCACTGTATCTTTTCGTGCACCTGCGCCATCTCAAGAGTCTCTACACCTGGCTGATCACCAATCCCCATGAAGAGCCTCCGCCGGGTGATGGCGTGTGGGGAGATCTGCTCGATCGCCTGTATCGTTACCAGAAGGGCCAGCGCAAGGCACAGGAGCGCTTGCGCAGTATCCTCAACCGTATTCAGGAATCTTCCGAGGCAATGCGTGATGGCCTGGTGATGCTGGATAACCACGGTGACATGGAGTGGTGGAACAGCGCTGCCGAGCAGCTTATCGGTCTCAAGGCCAGTCATGATCGCGGTCAGCACGTCACCAACTATCTGCGTGATCCTGCCTTCATCGACTACTTCAATCGGCTCGACTATCGCGAGCCGCTGACGCTTCAGTCACCGCTGTCAGATAACATGATCTTGCAGGTGTCCATCACGCTGTTTGGCGATAACGAACGTCTGGTAATGGCACGTGACGTGACGCGCCTCTATCAACTGGAAGAAATGCGCCGCGACTTCGTGGCGAATGTCTCTCATGAGCTGCGCACGCCGTTGACGGTGCTGGCGGGCTATCTGGAAACCTACAACGACTATGCCAGTGATCTACCGCCCCGCTGGCAGCGTGGTCTGGGGCAGATGCAGAGCCAGACAGACCGCATGCAGCACCTGGTGGAAGATTTGCTGACCCTCTCGCGACTGGAAACTGACGAGCTGACTGGCGAGGGGCATTGCCTCAACATGCCGGCTTTGCTGGAACAAATCCGTGAAGATGCAGCGGGACTCTCTCAGGGACGTCACACCTTCTCCGTGGAGGCAGAGACCACATTTTCACTCTGCGGAGAGGAGCAGGAGTTGCGCAGTGCCATCTCGAATCTGGTCTTCAATGCCGTACGCTACACCCCGGAAGGCTGTCATATCACACTGCGCTGGCGCGCGACCGATGACGATTTGATAGTGGAAGTCGAAGATGACGGTGATGGCATTGATCCTGTTCATCTGCCGCGCTTGACCGAGCGCTTCTACCGTATCGACAAGGGGCGCAGCACGGCGACCGGTGGAACCGGTCTGGGACTCGCTATCGTCAAGCATGTGCTGATTCGCCACCAGGGCCATCTGGACATTGATAGCCACCCTGGCGAAGGGTCCCGCTTCCGGTGTCATTTTCCGGCATCACGGCGCTGTACGCGGGATAACTGA